Part of the Ruania alba genome is shown below.
TCGGCGAGAACCAGCTTGAGGTGATCCTGCTGGCCGGTCGATGGACGCTGCTGGATCGCAGTGCCTCCGAGTGGCTCCTCCCCCGCTGCAATGACCTCGGGATCGGCGTGGCCGCCGCGGGTGTGTTCAACACCGGAGTGCTCGCCGAACCCGACGACCCCGACGCCAGGTTCGACTACGCGCCCGCATCGCAGCAGATCCGCGAACGTGCACGCCGTATCCGGCAGCTCTGCGCCGCGCACGGGGTCTCGCTCCCGGCCGCAGCCATTCAGTACCCGTTCACCGATCCTGCCGTGACTTCGGTGATCATCGGGGCCAATACTGCTGAGCAGGTGCGTGCGAACACCGCGAGCGCCGAGCACGCTGTGCCGGAGGCGCTCTGGGCGGCCCTTGCGACGCAGTCGTGATGCACGTGCTCGACACGCATGTCCACCTGGTCGAGGACCCAGACTGGGTACGCGGTGAGCACCAAGGTCCGGTGCGGCGACCGTTCACCGCGGCAGACTTCCGCGATCACGCGGCAGGGACCGAGGTGACCGCGCTGGTGAGCGTGCCGTCACTTCCGACAGTGGCCGAGACCCGGCGCATGCTTGCCGTTGCCGCAGCCGACCCGACGGTGGCCGCCGTCGTCGGATGGGTCGACCTGACGGCGCCGGATGTGGGCGCACAGCTGGACGCCCTGATGGCGACGCCAGGATCGCTGCGCGGGATCCGGCACTCGCTGCAACGCGAACCGGACCCCGACTGGTTGATGCGCACCGACGTGCTCGCGGGACTACGTGAGCTAGCCGAACGCGACCTGCTGTTCGAGATTCTTGCCCGAGGCGATCAGCTGGACGCCGCTGTGCGGATGAGCCGGCAACGTCCCGATCTCACGCTCGTGCTCGATCACGCCGGCAACCCTCCGCTGGCGACCGGGGACCTGACGGACTGGGAACGGCACCTCCGCAGGCTGGCCCAGCACGAACGCCTCGTGTGCAAGGTGTCCGGCCCCATGGTGCACGCCGAGCGCAGCACTCTCGCGGACGGTGCACTCGACCGCAGTGCCCAACTCGTGCGAGACATCTTCGGACCTTGCCGAACACTCGTCGGTTCGAATTATCCGTTGTGCCTGCTGACTGGCGACTACGACGCCGCCTGGCGACGCGGTCTCTCGCTGGTTGCAGAGGTTTCCGGCGACGCGCGGCAGGTGCACGCGACCGCACGAACTCTCTACATCCCCAGCACCTGACCGGGCTATGAGTGGAGTGCCCGTTCGGACAAGAGAGTCTCCTCGTCGAGACGCAGCCATTCTCCGGTCGCGGTCGCGATCTGGACCGCAGTGTCCGCCACGTCGGTCGAGGCGCACACTCCTCGGACGGCGCATGGCGCGCCCGGGGGCGAGGGATAGAGCACCGTGACCACGCGAAGGGGTCCTGCAGCGGCAACGTCGTAGATGGCCGTCGGAATCGGCGCGTACTCGCCCTGCTGATGAGTCCCTACGGAGACCCAACCCTGCCACTCCGGCTCACGCTGACCGGCGACGACCCGCACCGTCATACCGTCGACGGCGGATGATGCCACAGCTAGGCGTGCCGTGCCTCGGCTGGTGCCCGCCACGACCAGCCCCTCGGCCTGCACCCGGCCGCGCAAGTGCCACAGGATCTCGTAGGTGTGCAGCGCGTCGTCCTCGGGCAGGAGCCGGTCTACGACGAGAAACATGGGCCCCAGCGTTTCGAACCCGGCCTTGATGAGGAACACCCGGCGAGTGTGCCGAACAGTGGGTGACCCATTGGTGCCGTAGCCCTCGTCGTACGTGGCCTCGACCGCGTCCACGCGAGCACTCGAGGCCCACTGAGCTCGCGACGTCACCTGCAGATCCACGGCATCCCGGTCGAAGTGCTGCGCCCGATTCTGATCCTGGCCGTCCACGCGGATCGTGTTGTGTGCCCGTGTGGAACGGACATACGTCCGCATCGGTGAGGC
Proteins encoded:
- a CDS encoding amidohydrolase family protein: MHVLDTHVHLVEDPDWVRGEHQGPVRRPFTAADFRDHAAGTEVTALVSVPSLPTVAETRRMLAVAAADPTVAAVVGWVDLTAPDVGAQLDALMATPGSLRGIRHSLQREPDPDWLMRTDVLAGLRELAERDLLFEILARGDQLDAAVRMSRQRPDLTLVLDHAGNPPLATGDLTDWERHLRRLAQHERLVCKVSGPMVHAERSTLADGALDRSAQLVRDIFGPCRTLVGSNYPLCLLTGDYDAAWRRGLSLVAEVSGDARQVHATARTLYIPST